In the Cucurbita pepo subsp. pepo cultivar mu-cu-16 chromosome LG17, ASM280686v2, whole genome shotgun sequence genome, TGCAGTTCTGTTGTTGTGTGTTGATGAACTCTCTTCATTCTATTGATGGTTTTATGGTCAATCTTGTTGCAGCCTGATGTTGTTCCTGTGCACGGAAGGAAGAAGAGCTCGGTCGGAAAAAGGGACAGCAGCGACGACGAATCCATGTTCGATATTAGAAGTGAAGGCAACACGACCGAGACCTCGACCGTAGATAGTAGTACTGATCAAGATGTCCGAAAAGGAGGTTCCGAGGATGAAGTAGAGGATCAGACACCGTTCTACCTTAGAGTTATCCGACCTCCTTACCTTAAAACGAAACCAACCAACAAGGAAACAATGGAAGAAGCTCGAAAAGCTACCAACCAAGTAGAAAACGATGAACGTAATAAGCAGCAACCCGAGCCAACCTTAGAAGAGAAACCGAAACCGAAATCAGTCAGGCGAAGAAATGTGAAACTACAGCCTACAATGGAGATCAAGATCGACAATGTCGGGAATTCGGGAAACGATATGAGTTCGAGTCGAAACAAAGGTAAAGAAGCCATGAAAGGAGAAGGGGATGAtgatgaggaggaggagaagatgTTAGATGGGCTGTTGATGCATTACAGTAAGAAAAAACCAAGCCATGAATCAAACGAGGTCAGGGCAGTGTCACTGTCCATAGACTCAACTGAGCCAACTGAGTTAACTGAGCTAGAGAACAAGCATCATATTAGAACCAATTCGTTCGTTCATCCTAAGCTCCCGGACTACGACGAACTCGCAGCTCGGTTTGCAGCCCTCAAGGAAGATAAATAAAAGGTGTCGGTATCAGACGCTCGAGAAAATTATCGATCGAACATGGTTGGCATGACATTAACAAGGAGACTCCATCCTAAAGGAAGATTCTTTGCTTCGAAACTAAACCAACAGGACACTTGCAATTCTCTAATCATTTCTTACAACCTACCTGTACTTTATAACTTNaaaaaaaaaaaaaaaaaaaaaaaaaaaaaaaaaaaaaagtatataatttatacatCTATTCTTTACTCATATTTTTAACTACAAAACAGAGATAATTGTGAAATTTATGGTTTGTTGGAGAATCTACCAAAGAATGGTTGATGATTATTGGAAGTGGGTCCACCTTGGTTAATTAAGTGGAACATCATGAGTCTTTTGGAGaacccaaaataaaatcacgagagcttatgactcaaagtggacaatatcacatcattatagagagtcgtggttcctaacaaaAATGACATACAAATTTTTCTAGCTACTCAAAATGACCAAAAACTTGTAGGAAATCAACCTCTCACACACACATATGAGTGTATGGAAGtggaattttaattattataaatttcagattttgttgattaattatatttttttcatatttatttttgcacctattttattctatttattttaaaattttatctatGATTTTTTCATGTTTGCTTTATATTCATCcttaatattcaaattcaacatatttataaaaaaaaaaaaaaaaaaaaaaagaatattttaaaagtttatttgatacaaaataaaatattagaaatttatttgacaatttttacttaaaaaggACATA is a window encoding:
- the LOC111778886 gene encoding uncharacterized protein LOC111778886, which gives rise to MFDMFLKPKYYTKCKSCLKLLKSRLDAIRKKKNAVLKYLKSDIVELLKSRLDYNAYNRAEGFLVERNVLRCYELIDEFCGTISNQLSVLIKQSECPDECNEAVASLIYAAARFADLPELRELRNFFTGKYGCSFEPFTSIELIEKSRATIQSKEIKLQLLQEIAQESAIDWNSKALEQQLYIPPPNEPDVVPVHGRKKSSVGKRDSSDDESMFDIRSEGNTTETSTVDSSTDQDVRKGGSEDEVEDQTPFYLRVIRPPYLKTKPTNKETMEEARKATNQVENDERNKQQPEPTLEEKPKPKSVRRRNVKLQPTMEIKIDNVGNSGNDMSSSRNKGKEAMKGEGDDDEEEEKMLDGLLMHYSKKKPSHESNEVRAVSLSIDSTEPTELTELENKHHIRTNSFVHPKLPDYDELAARFAALKEDK